GACCTGACATGGAGCAGACCATAGTTGACAGTCTCAAAAACCTACAGCTTaccaaagaagaagaggaggataTCTTCATCTCCTCAAATAGTTCACCGGACCTGCTAGAGGAATGTGCTCTGAGTTTGTTTGGGAAATTATTGGTAGATCGTAATCAAAACCAAAGAGCCCTAAAGAACACTCTAAGATCAACTTGGAAAATGGGTTCGGATCTTCGAATAGTTGAGGTCGGCAACAATATTTTGCAGTTTAAGTTTAGCTCAATGTTTCAGCTAGAGTGGGTGGAGCAAAGCGGGCCGTGGAACTTCGAGAATAACCTCCTGCTTCTGTGTCGCTGGAGGAAGGGCTTATCCTCAGCCAACTTGGTCTTCACTCATGCCCCATTTTGGATTCAAATTTGGGGCTTACCATTTGAATACATGACCGAGGAAGCTGGACGTGATATCGGAAGCAAGATAGGAAGGGTTATTGAGGTGGATAAAAGGTCATGGCAAGCAGATCAAGCAAAGTTCATGCGTGTTAGAATTGACCTACCCATTGAGAAGCCGCTGAGAAGAGGAGGATATGTCACAAATATGGATGGGGATAGATGCTGGGTGTCCTTTAAATATGAGCGATTACCCACATTTTGCTTCTCCTGTGGAAAAATAGGACATGATGAGAAGCATTGCAGCTTGTTGTTAGAGAAGCAGCCCATAGAGAAGCAATATGGTGACTGGTTAAGGGCTGGGAGCAGTTCAAAAGGACTTAATGAAGGATCTAGAGGTTCGGGTAGTGGtagttttgaaacaaaaaatggtGGATCTAGAGGCTCGGGCAGTGGGAGtcatgagccaaaaaataaTGAAGAGGTAGGGAAGATGCCTCAAGCCACGGTGGGGGAAGTGGCAGCTTCCGTTCAAAGCAGGAATGAAAGGAGTAGCAGCTTGGGCGGAAAAGTCTGCCTCGAAGGGAGGGAAAAGTTTGAATTTCTGGAAAAGAAGAGCCATGAAACACGGACTAAGATAGGGGCAGCAAGCTATCAGAAGGGATGGGACACATTGGGTGCTGAGATGCAGGCAAGAAGCAAGGGAAAGGAACCTTGTAACACCCAAAAGCTAACTAGGAACCAGCTGGTTAAAGACTTGTCCAATTCCAACGTGGATGAGTCATCAAAAGTGGGCCATTCAGTGAAGCCCAATGTGAAGGAACAAGAGGCCACTAGTCCTCTCAAGCCCAAGACAAATATAAAGGTGCAAGAGACCTCAGACTCACTTAAGCCCAAGACAATTAAAACTAATATTGAAGAAGAGTTAGTGCTGGCCGGCCTAATCAAAGGGAAGAGTGGGCTGGGCAAGGCAAAGTTAAAAAAAGTGGCTAGAGAGATGGGGAAGACCCAAGGAGCTGGTATGAAGCCTCTGGAAATAATAGTAGGCACTAAGAGACGTGAGGATACTGAAATGCTAGTAGAATGTGAAGGGCGTCCCCAAAAGCAAAGCTGTGATGAGGAAGGTAAGAAAAATGTATTGttatatgaaaatttatttgaggAAACGGCGGTGGCTGCTAGGCAGCACCGCCGGGAACAATGATTTCCTTAGGGTGGAACTGCCGGGGGTTGGGGAACCTCCGGACAGTTCGTGTGTTGGGCGAATTAGTCCAACGATGGAACcccaatattatttttctttctgaaactaaaattaaaaagaaagctatggagaaaattatggaaaaaataaattttgttaatggGTTGATAGTGCCTAGAAAAGGCAGGGGAGGAGGGTTAGTATTGCTGTGGAAGAGAGAAGTTGATTTAGAAATTATGAGTTATTCAAGAAACCATATTGATGCGATTGTCTCAGAACAAGTCTCGGGCTTTAGGTGGAGAATTACGGGTTTCTACGGGAATCCAGAAACGCACAGAAGACAGGAATCTTGGGATGAACTTGCAGCCTTGAATAGGAAGTTTCAGCTCCCCTGGCTGTGCTTCGGTGACTTTAATGAGATTCTGTCCAGAGAGGaaaaatggggggggggggggctccTCGGCCTCAAAGGCAAATGGATGGGTTCCGGGAGGTAGTTAATGCATGCAGCTTTAAAGACTTAGGGTACTGTGGTCCGGATTTTACATGGTGCAACATGCAAGAAGGGGATGACCGCATTTATCTGAGGTTAGATAGAGCCCTTGCTACTAATGATTGGATTAACTACTTTAATGGAACAAGAGTTCTTCATTTGGTTGAGTCGACTTCCGACCATTGTGCGTTATTAATTGCTGACTCCATAGCTGTGCAGCCCCTTAGGAAGCGTAGATTCCATTTTGAGGAAATGTGGACAAAAAAAGAGGAGTGCAAGGAGATCATTAAGAATGCTTGGGAAGGGTGTTTGCACCGGGGTACACCTGAATGCATATCCTCAGGTATTCAA
The sequence above is drawn from the Quercus lobata isolate SW786 chromosome 12, ValleyOak3.0 Primary Assembly, whole genome shotgun sequence genome and encodes:
- the LOC115970278 gene encoding uncharacterized protein LOC115970278 — its product is MDGFREVVNACSFKDLGYCGPDFTWCNMQEGDDRIYLRLDRALATNDWINYFNGTRVLHLVESTSDHCALLIADSIAVQPLRKRRFHFEEMWTKKEECKEIIKNAWEGCLHRGTPECISSGIQNCAADLARWNKSVFGYVPKQI